In Microcoleus sp. FACHB-68, the following are encoded in one genomic region:
- a CDS encoding ABC transporter substrate-binding protein, with protein MKFSKIVLATGRRWLAVLLALITAVTLGGCNPSNFKTEAAQVPYLVDASLSDPNSFNYILSQGAPDVLGLVYEGLLSQNGITGELEPALAESWVIAPDKQRIVFTLREGLKWSDGAPLTTDDVIFTYQDIFFNEEIPTDIRDILRIGKNGLLPKVRKIDDRRVEFTVPEPFAPFLRYTGGLAILPAHALRESVTTKDSAGKPKFLSTWNTDTDPKKIIGNGPYTLESYIPSQQIVLRRNPYYWEQDKQGNPKPYIERYVWKIVESTDTQLLQFRSGGLDVFGVSPDYFSLLKQEEKRGNFTVYIGGPEMSTTFLVFNLNQAKDANNKPLVDPIKSRWFNTKAFRQAIAHAIDRQKMINNVYRGVGEPQNSPIYKQSAYYLSPEAGLKVYDYNIKRAKELLLGAGFKYNAQGQLLDSQGNQVRFTMLTNAGNKLREAIGSQIKQDLSQIGIEVNFTAIAFNTLLEQIDRRQWESYIGKIGGGGVEPNGGANTWLTKGGLHAFNLGPQESQPPITGWTVSDWEREIEQLYIKGAGELDEAKRKEIYAETQRITQENLPFIYLVNPLTIAAIRNRLQGIKFSALGGALWNLTELKIIE; from the coding sequence ATGAAATTTTCTAAAATTGTTCTGGCAACTGGACGCCGGTGGTTAGCCGTTTTGCTCGCCTTAATCACAGCAGTAACGCTGGGAGGCTGCAACCCTAGTAACTTCAAAACTGAAGCCGCTCAAGTGCCTTATCTTGTAGACGCTAGCCTGAGCGACCCGAATTCTTTTAACTATATTCTCAGCCAAGGAGCACCGGATGTTCTGGGGTTGGTTTATGAGGGACTGCTTAGCCAAAACGGGATTACCGGCGAACTTGAGCCGGCTTTAGCAGAATCTTGGGTAATTGCCCCAGATAAGCAGCGAATTGTTTTTACGCTGCGAGAAGGACTTAAATGGTCTGATGGAGCGCCTCTAACCACAGATGATGTTATTTTTACTTATCAAGATATCTTTTTTAATGAGGAAATCCCAACCGATATTAGAGATATTCTCAGAATAGGCAAGAATGGGTTATTGCCAAAAGTGCGGAAGATTGATGATCGTCGGGTTGAATTTACAGTCCCAGAACCCTTCGCTCCTTTTCTTCGCTATACTGGCGGATTGGCAATTTTACCGGCTCATGCTTTGCGGGAGTCTGTCACGACAAAAGACAGTGCCGGCAAACCTAAATTTTTATCAACTTGGAATACAGACACCGATCCCAAAAAAATAATTGGAAACGGCCCTTATACGCTTGAAAGCTATATTCCTAGTCAGCAGATAGTATTGCGTCGCAATCCCTATTATTGGGAGCAAGATAAGCAGGGAAATCCCAAGCCTTATATCGAGCGGTATGTGTGGAAAATTGTAGAATCTACTGATACTCAATTGCTGCAGTTTCGCTCTGGAGGTTTGGATGTATTCGGAGTTTCACCTGACTATTTTTCGCTGCTGAAGCAAGAAGAAAAACGGGGAAACTTTACCGTTTATATAGGCGGGCCAGAAATGAGTACCACCTTCTTGGTATTCAATCTAAATCAAGCAAAAGATGCGAATAATAAGCCTCTGGTAGACCCAATTAAGTCTCGCTGGTTCAACACCAAAGCATTTCGACAAGCAATCGCTCATGCGATCGACCGGCAGAAAATGATTAACAACGTTTACCGGGGGGTTGGAGAACCACAAAATTCACCGATTTACAAACAAAGCGCATATTATCTGTCTCCAGAAGCCGGGTTGAAAGTCTACGACTATAATATAAAGCGGGCCAAAGAATTACTTTTAGGAGCCGGCTTTAAATACAACGCTCAAGGGCAACTGCTCGATTCCCAAGGCAACCAAGTACGCTTTACAATGCTGACGAATGCCGGTAATAAACTGCGGGAAGCAATTGGCTCTCAAATCAAGCAAGACCTCAGTCAAATTGGTATCGAAGTAAATTTTACTGCCATCGCTTTCAATACCCTTTTAGAACAGATTGATCGGCGACAATGGGAGAGTTACATTGGCAAAATAGGGGGTGGCGGTGTCGAGCCAAATGGAGGTGCAAATACTTGGTTAACCAAGGGCGGTTTGCACGCGTTTAACCTCGGCCCGCAAGAAAGTCAGCCACCAATAACTGGTTGGACAGTTTCAGACTGGGAGCGAGAAATAGAACAGCTTTATATTAAGGGTGCCGGTGAGCTTGATGAAGCAAAGCGCAAAGAGATTTATGCGGAAACCCAGCGCATTACTCAAGAAAACTTGCCGTTTATTTACCTAGTAAATCCCCTAACAATAGCGGCAATTCGTAATCGCCTGCAAGGAATAAAATTCTCAGCACTTGGCGGTGCCCTTTGGAATCTTACCGAACTCAAAATCATAGAATAG
- a CDS encoding ABC transporter substrate-binding protein: MQKAKILFVTFAFLFFNCLLLTGCQSTSLTTPAAKGSQLVSAILSDPKTFNWALNQEFPNVFLFTSEGLTKENSLTGKVEPALAESWEISKDKQHVIFTLRENLKWSDGTPLTADDVVFTYEKIVFNPAIPTDARDSLKIGNSGAFPKLRKLDARRIEFILPEPFAPFLRTTTGPPDGIIILPKHALETAVNTKTSTGTPKFLSTWGAGTNPTEIIVNGPYLIESYTTSERVIFRRNPYYWQRDAQGNQLPYIERVIWQITDSMDTQLLQFRSQDLDTTDGWGRMRPEDFPLLKREEKRGNFKIHIAGPRPGTNFISFNLNKGRRNGRPFVDPVKSRWFNTVAFRQAIAHAIDRQSMINNSLRGLGELQNSPISVQSPYYISPKEGLKVYDYNPEKSRKLLLSAGFKYNPQGQLLDEAGNRVRFTLMTNADNQTRVAMGAQIKQNLSKIGIQVDLNPIAFSTLVDKLSDTLDWECYLLGFTGGTEPHNGANVWLPDGGLHSFNQKPLSAKPAIEGHEVAAWEQKIGDLYIKAAQELDETKRKAIYAETQKLTQEYLPMIYLVNPLSMAAIRDRVEGVKYTSLGGAFWNIARLKIKEKN, encoded by the coding sequence ATGCAAAAGGCAAAAATTCTTTTCGTTACTTTTGCCTTTTTATTTTTTAATTGCCTGCTCTTAACCGGCTGCCAATCAACCTCCCTCACAACACCGGCAGCCAAAGGTTCCCAATTAGTCAGCGCCATCCTCAGCGATCCCAAAACTTTCAACTGGGCACTAAATCAAGAATTTCCGAATGTTTTTCTGTTCACAAGTGAGGGTTTAACCAAAGAAAATAGCCTGACTGGCAAAGTTGAGCCGGCACTTGCAGAATCCTGGGAAATCTCTAAAGATAAACAACACGTTATTTTTACCCTTAGAGAAAATTTGAAGTGGTCTGACGGCACACCATTAACTGCGGATGATGTAGTTTTCACCTACGAAAAAATAGTTTTTAATCCAGCAATTCCCACAGATGCCAGAGATAGCCTCAAAATCGGAAATAGTGGTGCTTTTCCCAAACTCCGAAAGCTAGATGCTAGGCGGATTGAATTTATTTTACCAGAGCCTTTCGCGCCCTTTCTGCGAACAACAACAGGGCCACCAGATGGCATTATCATTTTGCCAAAACACGCCCTGGAAACCGCTGTAAATACTAAAACTTCAACGGGAACGCCTAAATTTCTCTCAACCTGGGGTGCCGGCACGAATCCCACTGAAATTATTGTTAATGGCCCTTACTTAATCGAAAGTTATACGACAAGTGAGCGAGTAATATTTCGGCGCAATCCTTATTACTGGCAGCGCGATGCTCAGGGAAATCAATTGCCTTATATCGAGCGTGTAATCTGGCAAATTACAGATAGCATGGATACGCAATTATTGCAATTTCGCTCTCAAGATTTAGATACAACAGATGGCTGGGGTCGAATGCGTCCTGAAGATTTTCCGCTACTGAAACGAGAAGAAAAACGGGGAAATTTTAAAATCCATATAGCCGGCCCTAGACCTGGGACAAACTTTATTTCCTTTAACTTAAATAAAGGCCGGCGCAACGGACGCCCATTCGTTGATCCTGTCAAATCTCGCTGGTTTAATACCGTAGCATTTAGACAGGCAATTGCCCATGCCATCGACCGGCAATCAATGATCAACAACTCCTTGCGCGGTTTAGGAGAATTGCAAAACTCCCCGATTTCCGTGCAAAGTCCTTACTATATTTCTCCAAAAGAAGGGTTAAAAGTTTACGATTACAATCCAGAAAAATCGAGAAAGTTGCTGCTCAGTGCGGGATTTAAATATAATCCACAAGGACAACTCCTTGATGAAGCCGGCAACCGAGTTCGCTTCACACTGATGACGAATGCTGACAATCAAACTCGTGTGGCAATGGGAGCGCAAATTAAGCAAAACTTAAGCAAAATAGGCATTCAAGTAGATTTAAACCCCATCGCCTTCAGTACGCTCGTAGACAAGCTTTCTGACACGCTAGATTGGGAATGTTATCTCTTAGGATTCACCGGCGGCACAGAGCCGCATAATGGTGCAAATGTCTGGTTGCCTGATGGGGGTTTACACAGCTTCAATCAAAAACCATTATCCGCAAAACCGGCAATTGAAGGGCATGAAGTAGCAGCTTGGGAGCAAAAAATTGGCGATCTTTATATTAAAGCGGCTCAAGAGTTAGATGAAACTAAACGTAAAGCAATTTATGCCGAAACTCAAAAGCTGACTCAAGAATATTTACCCATGATTTATCTCGTTAATCCCTTATCAATGGCAGCA